The Calothrix sp. PCC 7507 DNA segment CATTCCATCATCAGTGTCATCCCATAATCATATTTAAATTGACGCTAATATTTCAATCACAGATTAAACGGATTTTCAGATGGCAACACCATTCCATCATCAGTGTCATCTCATAATCCTTCTAATCCGTGATCCCGACAGTTTTCCGCGTCACCTTACCAACCTCTTAAAACTCATACTCTTACTCCCAAAATTAATCAACAAACCAACTTCCAGCTTATACACCTTCAGATAATTTAAAGCTTGAGCTAAATGCACATCATCAAGCTGAATAACAGCTTTCAACTCAACCAAAACCTTTCCCTCCACCACAAAATCAGCCCTACGAGTCCCAATCGGTTTTTCCAAATCCTTATAAAAAATAGCCTGTTCAATTTCACGCACAAACTCCAGCCCCACTTGACTCATCTCATAAGCCAAGGCCCTTTGATAAATTACTTCCTGAAACCCATTACCCAAAAATTTATGAACTTCAAAACTAGCGCCGATAATTTTCTGAGTAATATCAGCATACTTCAAACCCTCCATACAAAACACTCATATAGATAACTGAAATATATCTTGAACACAGATTAAACAAACTCAATGATTACACTGATTTTTTCTTCCAAAATGATCCCAAAAATCAGTGGCATCCCATAATCCCTAAAATCCGTGATTCAGACATTTTCCGCATATAGCTAAAAAACAGGACTTACACCATCGTAAGCCCTGTTGATAACTACAAAATTTTTGACTAAAAAAGTATCAAGGATTGTAGATACCTAGAGGTTGCCTTGAGGTAATTTCAGACTTCATACTTCTATTGTGGTTTTGCTGATGCAGCTTTTGCTTCCACTTTAACGCTCTTAACACCTTTGAGTTGTTTAACTAGGGGTTCGATTTTCTTAATATCCGCCTCAGTAGGAACTGTGCCTTTGATGGTGACAGCACCAGCTTTATCTTCAACTTCTAACTTGCTACCTGGAATTTTTTGCTCTAACTTGCTAAGAATTAAGCTTTTAGTATTGCCAGTTGCACTTGCAGGTGCTGTTTTGGTTGTGTCTGCAGCAGCTTTGGTAGTGGTTTTAGTTTTGTCAGTATCAGCAGCACCTTTGGTGGCAGTTTCAGTTTTTTGAGTTGCATCTTTTGCTGGTTTAACAGCTTCATTGGTAGTGCCAGGAGTTTCAGAACCCGTTTTCGTAGCATCTTGGCAACCAAAGATACCGACAACTAGAATACCACTAACTAAAAAAGGAATTAGCTTTTTCATTTCTATCTCCGAATTGAGTACTTGAAGCGATTAACTGAGCGGTGTGTCATGTTGAGGAGCGAATGTCAAAAAACAATGAAAGGTGAAATCACAGAACAGCTAAAGTAGGCACTAAGGTTACTGAAAATTAAAATTGGTATAGATTCCAAAGGTGAAATTTTCAAGTGATCACCAAAAGTACCAATTATATTTCAGTAACGCCTACTGAAAAGTACGGCTTTGTAGAAAGTGGGTGACATCCTATCAACTTGACCTAAACGCTAAGTGGTTTGTCCAGAGATAGGGGATATTCCCACAATGGTCAGTCGATACTATCAGATTTGAAGATAATTCGCACGGATTTTCTCAAAATTTTATGATTTTTCGCAACCAAACTTCAAAAATCCCGTGAGGTGTCAAAGTATGAGGGGGCTGCTTTTCTCAGAGTGCCTGTAGCAAGATTGCCTTTCATGAAATAATGAAAACTGGAGGTTAATAACTAATGTCAGGGGAAATTGCGCCTATATTGTTCGGTTCTACGACTGTCATGAGTACACAAATGACTATACGCTCGTAATTAATAGTGGAGTGCCTCACCTAGAAGCTGTTAGTC contains these protein-coding regions:
- a CDS encoding GxxExxY protein codes for the protein MEGLKYADITQKIIGASFEVHKFLGNGFQEVIYQRALAYEMSQVGLEFVREIEQAIFYKDLEKPIGTRRADFVVEGKVLVELKAVIQLDDVHLAQALNYLKVYKLEVGLLINFGSKSMSFKRLVR
- a CDS encoding BON domain-containing protein translates to MKKLIPFLVSGILVVGIFGCQDATKTGSETPGTTNEAVKPAKDATQKTETATKGAADTDKTKTTTKAAADTTKTAPASATGNTKSLILSKLEQKIPGSKLEVEDKAGAVTIKGTVPTEADIKKIEPLVKQLKGVKSVKVEAKAASAKPQ